One window of the Primulina eburnea isolate SZY01 chromosome 18, ASM2296580v1, whole genome shotgun sequence genome contains the following:
- the LOC140819454 gene encoding uncharacterized protein isoform X1, translating into MVYVSGSTLYVICRQISRKLEMEMNKYGISFFRHYAFAARPQLLPTKKLISLQAQASTPSRTQRIMESIPVNGEVGGAGGAYSYNALKRMDNLWSSICSASPVVPEPRQVVTNAPTLFRDSEMAEKCTDMFDIIVCGGTLGIFIATALSSRGLQVAIVEKAALQGREQEWNISRKELLELVEVGILTEDDIDHVTAASFNPVWSQICGFEGKGEIWVNDILNLGVSPARLIELMRKRFTFLGGAIFEGCGVSNIFVYEDTAVLKLSDGKILTSRLIIDAMGNFSPVVKQIRNGRQPDGVCLVVGSCCRGFKENYTSDVIFSNASVNTVGQSEVHYFWEAFPAGSGPLERTTYMFTYLFPEPGCPKLEELLEDYWELMPKYQGVSLEDLEVLRVIYGIFPTYRDSPLPAAFDRVLQFGDASGVQSPVSFGGFGSLTRHLGRLTDGIYEAVSNDFLDARSLSLLNPYMPNLSSAWLFQRAMSAKKQSNVSPDFINELLFANFQSMQKLGDPVLRPFLQDVIQFGPLVKTLGLVMLTRPLIIPSIFKKVGILVLFDWSGHFVMLGLYTFLSSFIDPLLRHLLDSFPVKTKYEWKQRLEAWKYGSGLDYKWSDSSEHDRRR; encoded by the exons ATGGTTTACGTGTCTGGTTCTACACTATATGTAATTTGCAGGCAGATAAGCAGAAAACTGGAAATGGAGATGAACAAGTATGGAATCTCTTTCTTCCGACACTACGCATTTGCCGCTCGCCCACAGCTTCTACCCACAAAAAAACTTATTAGCCTACAAGCGCAAGCCTCTACTCCCTCAAGAACCCAA AGGATAATGGAAAGTATACCAGTAAATGGGGAAGTCGGTGGTGCTGGTGGTGCTTACTCGTATAATGCTTTGAAAAGAATGGACAATTTGTGGTCCAGCATTTGCTCTGCTTCACCAG TTGTCCCAGAACCACGACAAGTGGTTACCAATGCTCCCACTTTATTTCGTGATTCTGAAATGGCTGAAAAATGTACTGATATGTTTGACATCATAGTTTGCGGTGGAACTTTGGGAATTTTCATTGCTACTGCATTGAGTTCTAGAGGTCTTCAAGTGGCAATTGTAGAAAAGGCTGCACTGCAGGGG AGGGAACAAGAGTGGAATATATCTAGGAAAGAGCTTTTGGAGCTCGTTGAAGTTGGCATTCTAACAGAAGATGACATTGATCATGTTACCGCTGCCAGTTTCAATCCTGTATGGTCACAAAT ATGTGGATTCGAAGGGAAGGGTGAGATTTGGGTTAATGACATCCTTAATCTTGGTGTTTC GCCAGCCAGGCTTATAGAGCTCATGAGAAAGCGTTTCACCTTCCTTGGTGGGGCCATCTTTGAGGGTTGTGGTGTGTCAAACATATTCGTTTATGAGGATACAGCT GTATTGAAACTATCAGATGGAAAGATTTTGACATCACGCCTCATTATTGATGCTATGGGAAACTTTTCTCCAGTTGTCAAGCAA ATAAGGAATGGAAGGCAACCAGATGGTGTGTGCCTTGTTGTCGGCTCTTGTTGTCGTGGTTTTAAAGAGAATTATACAAGTGATGTGATATTTAGTAATGCTTCAGTGAATACGGTTGGCCAGTCAGAAGTACATTACTTCTGGGAG GCATTTCCAGCTGGATCGGGTCCACTTGAGCGAACAACATACATGTTCACGTACCTTTTTCCCGAACCAGGGTGCCCCAAGTTGGAAGAGTTACTTGAAGATTATTGGGAATTGATGCCCAAGTATCAG GGTGTGTCTCTCGAGGATCTGGAGGTTTTGAGAGTTATATATGGCATTTTTCCTACATACCGCGACAG TCCATTACCAGCAGCTTTTGATCGTGTTTTACAG TTTGGGGATGCTAGTGGTGTACAATCTCCTGTATCTTTTGGTGGTTTCGGGAGCTTGACCAGACATCTTGGAAGATTAACAGATG GCATATATGAAGCAGTTAGCAACGATTTTCTGGACGCCCGGAGTTTATCTCTGCTGAACCCTTACATG CCTAATTTAAGCTCAGCCTGGTTGTTTCAAAGAGCCATGTCAGCCAAAAAGCAGTCCAATGTCTCACCTGATTTCATAAACGAACTTTTATTTGCCAATTTTCAGAGCATGCAG aAACTAGGGGATCCAGTGCTTCGCCCATTTCTTCAG GATGTCATACAATTTGGTCCTCTCGTTAAGACGTTAGGCCTGGTAATGTTGACCAGACCTCTTATCATACCGTCTATATTCAAGAAG GTTGGTATTCTGGTGCTGTTCGACTGGTCCGGACATTTTGTGATGTTGGGactttatacatttctttcctcCTTCATTGACCCTTTGCTAAG GCACTTGTTGGACTCATTTCCAGTTAAGACAAAATATGAATGGAAGCAGAGGCTTGAGGCATGGAAGTATGGATCTGGTTTGGACTACAAATGGAGCGATTCTAGCGAACATGACAGACGAAGATGA
- the LOC140819454 gene encoding uncharacterized protein isoform X2 translates to MVYVSGSTLYVICRQISRKLEMEMNKYGISFFRHYAFAARPQLLPTKKLISLQAQASTPSRTQRIMESIPVNGEVGGAGGAYSYNALKRMDNLWSSICSASPVVPEPRQVVTNAPTLFRDSEMAEKCTDMFDIIVCGGTLGIFIATALSSRGLQVAIVEKAALQGREQEWNISRKELLELVEVGILTEDDIDHVTAASFNPNRCGFEGKGEIWVNDILNLGVSPARLIELMRKRFTFLGGAIFEGCGVSNIFVYEDTAVLKLSDGKILTSRLIIDAMGNFSPVVKQIRNGRQPDGVCLVVGSCCRGFKENYTSDVIFSNASVNTVGQSEVHYFWEAFPAGSGPLERTTYMFTYLFPEPGCPKLEELLEDYWELMPKYQGVSLEDLEVLRVIYGIFPTYRDSPLPAAFDRVLQFGDASGVQSPVSFGGFGSLTRHLGRLTDGIYEAVSNDFLDARSLSLLNPYMPNLSSAWLFQRAMSAKKQSNVSPDFINELLFANFQSMQKLGDPVLRPFLQDVIQFGPLVKTLGLVMLTRPLIIPSIFKKVGILVLFDWSGHFVMLGLYTFLSSFIDPLLRHLLDSFPVKTKYEWKQRLEAWKYGSGLDYKWSDSSEHDRRR, encoded by the exons ATGGTTTACGTGTCTGGTTCTACACTATATGTAATTTGCAGGCAGATAAGCAGAAAACTGGAAATGGAGATGAACAAGTATGGAATCTCTTTCTTCCGACACTACGCATTTGCCGCTCGCCCACAGCTTCTACCCACAAAAAAACTTATTAGCCTACAAGCGCAAGCCTCTACTCCCTCAAGAACCCAA AGGATAATGGAAAGTATACCAGTAAATGGGGAAGTCGGTGGTGCTGGTGGTGCTTACTCGTATAATGCTTTGAAAAGAATGGACAATTTGTGGTCCAGCATTTGCTCTGCTTCACCAG TTGTCCCAGAACCACGACAAGTGGTTACCAATGCTCCCACTTTATTTCGTGATTCTGAAATGGCTGAAAAATGTACTGATATGTTTGACATCATAGTTTGCGGTGGAACTTTGGGAATTTTCATTGCTACTGCATTGAGTTCTAGAGGTCTTCAAGTGGCAATTGTAGAAAAGGCTGCACTGCAGGGG AGGGAACAAGAGTGGAATATATCTAGGAAAGAGCTTTTGGAGCTCGTTGAAGTTGGCATTCTAACAGAAGATGACATTGATCATGTTACCGCTGCCAGTTTCAATCCT AACAGATGTGGATTCGAAGGGAAGGGTGAGATTTGGGTTAATGACATCCTTAATCTTGGTGTTTC GCCAGCCAGGCTTATAGAGCTCATGAGAAAGCGTTTCACCTTCCTTGGTGGGGCCATCTTTGAGGGTTGTGGTGTGTCAAACATATTCGTTTATGAGGATACAGCT GTATTGAAACTATCAGATGGAAAGATTTTGACATCACGCCTCATTATTGATGCTATGGGAAACTTTTCTCCAGTTGTCAAGCAA ATAAGGAATGGAAGGCAACCAGATGGTGTGTGCCTTGTTGTCGGCTCTTGTTGTCGTGGTTTTAAAGAGAATTATACAAGTGATGTGATATTTAGTAATGCTTCAGTGAATACGGTTGGCCAGTCAGAAGTACATTACTTCTGGGAG GCATTTCCAGCTGGATCGGGTCCACTTGAGCGAACAACATACATGTTCACGTACCTTTTTCCCGAACCAGGGTGCCCCAAGTTGGAAGAGTTACTTGAAGATTATTGGGAATTGATGCCCAAGTATCAG GGTGTGTCTCTCGAGGATCTGGAGGTTTTGAGAGTTATATATGGCATTTTTCCTACATACCGCGACAG TCCATTACCAGCAGCTTTTGATCGTGTTTTACAG TTTGGGGATGCTAGTGGTGTACAATCTCCTGTATCTTTTGGTGGTTTCGGGAGCTTGACCAGACATCTTGGAAGATTAACAGATG GCATATATGAAGCAGTTAGCAACGATTTTCTGGACGCCCGGAGTTTATCTCTGCTGAACCCTTACATG CCTAATTTAAGCTCAGCCTGGTTGTTTCAAAGAGCCATGTCAGCCAAAAAGCAGTCCAATGTCTCACCTGATTTCATAAACGAACTTTTATTTGCCAATTTTCAGAGCATGCAG aAACTAGGGGATCCAGTGCTTCGCCCATTTCTTCAG GATGTCATACAATTTGGTCCTCTCGTTAAGACGTTAGGCCTGGTAATGTTGACCAGACCTCTTATCATACCGTCTATATTCAAGAAG GTTGGTATTCTGGTGCTGTTCGACTGGTCCGGACATTTTGTGATGTTGGGactttatacatttctttcctcCTTCATTGACCCTTTGCTAAG GCACTTGTTGGACTCATTTCCAGTTAAGACAAAATATGAATGGAAGCAGAGGCTTGAGGCATGGAAGTATGGATCTGGTTTGGACTACAAATGGAGCGATTCTAGCGAACATGACAGACGAAGATGA
- the LOC140819454 gene encoding uncharacterized protein isoform X3: MVYVSGSTLYVICRQISRKLEMEMNKYGISFFRHYAFAARPQLLPTKKLISLQAQASTPSRTQRIMESIPVNGEVGGAGGAYSYNALKRMDNLWSSICSASPVVPEPRQVVTNAPTLFRDSEMAEKCTDMFDIIVCGGTLGIFIATALSSRGLQVAIVEKAALQGREQEWNISRKELLELVEVGILTEDDIDHVTAASFNPMWIRREGPARLIELMRKRFTFLGGAIFEGCGVSNIFVYEDTAVLKLSDGKILTSRLIIDAMGNFSPVVKQIRNGRQPDGVCLVVGSCCRGFKENYTSDVIFSNASVNTVGQSEVHYFWEAFPAGSGPLERTTYMFTYLFPEPGCPKLEELLEDYWELMPKYQGVSLEDLEVLRVIYGIFPTYRDSPLPAAFDRVLQFGDASGVQSPVSFGGFGSLTRHLGRLTDGIYEAVSNDFLDARSLSLLNPYMPNLSSAWLFQRAMSAKKQSNVSPDFINELLFANFQSMQKLGDPVLRPFLQDVIQFGPLVKTLGLVMLTRPLIIPSIFKKVGILVLFDWSGHFVMLGLYTFLSSFIDPLLRHLLDSFPVKTKYEWKQRLEAWKYGSGLDYKWSDSSEHDRRR, translated from the exons ATGGTTTACGTGTCTGGTTCTACACTATATGTAATTTGCAGGCAGATAAGCAGAAAACTGGAAATGGAGATGAACAAGTATGGAATCTCTTTCTTCCGACACTACGCATTTGCCGCTCGCCCACAGCTTCTACCCACAAAAAAACTTATTAGCCTACAAGCGCAAGCCTCTACTCCCTCAAGAACCCAA AGGATAATGGAAAGTATACCAGTAAATGGGGAAGTCGGTGGTGCTGGTGGTGCTTACTCGTATAATGCTTTGAAAAGAATGGACAATTTGTGGTCCAGCATTTGCTCTGCTTCACCAG TTGTCCCAGAACCACGACAAGTGGTTACCAATGCTCCCACTTTATTTCGTGATTCTGAAATGGCTGAAAAATGTACTGATATGTTTGACATCATAGTTTGCGGTGGAACTTTGGGAATTTTCATTGCTACTGCATTGAGTTCTAGAGGTCTTCAAGTGGCAATTGTAGAAAAGGCTGCACTGCAGGGG AGGGAACAAGAGTGGAATATATCTAGGAAAGAGCTTTTGGAGCTCGTTGAAGTTGGCATTCTAACAGAAGATGACATTGATCATGTTACCGCTGCCAGTTTCAATCCT ATGTGGATTCGAAGGGAAGG GCCAGCCAGGCTTATAGAGCTCATGAGAAAGCGTTTCACCTTCCTTGGTGGGGCCATCTTTGAGGGTTGTGGTGTGTCAAACATATTCGTTTATGAGGATACAGCT GTATTGAAACTATCAGATGGAAAGATTTTGACATCACGCCTCATTATTGATGCTATGGGAAACTTTTCTCCAGTTGTCAAGCAA ATAAGGAATGGAAGGCAACCAGATGGTGTGTGCCTTGTTGTCGGCTCTTGTTGTCGTGGTTTTAAAGAGAATTATACAAGTGATGTGATATTTAGTAATGCTTCAGTGAATACGGTTGGCCAGTCAGAAGTACATTACTTCTGGGAG GCATTTCCAGCTGGATCGGGTCCACTTGAGCGAACAACATACATGTTCACGTACCTTTTTCCCGAACCAGGGTGCCCCAAGTTGGAAGAGTTACTTGAAGATTATTGGGAATTGATGCCCAAGTATCAG GGTGTGTCTCTCGAGGATCTGGAGGTTTTGAGAGTTATATATGGCATTTTTCCTACATACCGCGACAG TCCATTACCAGCAGCTTTTGATCGTGTTTTACAG TTTGGGGATGCTAGTGGTGTACAATCTCCTGTATCTTTTGGTGGTTTCGGGAGCTTGACCAGACATCTTGGAAGATTAACAGATG GCATATATGAAGCAGTTAGCAACGATTTTCTGGACGCCCGGAGTTTATCTCTGCTGAACCCTTACATG CCTAATTTAAGCTCAGCCTGGTTGTTTCAAAGAGCCATGTCAGCCAAAAAGCAGTCCAATGTCTCACCTGATTTCATAAACGAACTTTTATTTGCCAATTTTCAGAGCATGCAG aAACTAGGGGATCCAGTGCTTCGCCCATTTCTTCAG GATGTCATACAATTTGGTCCTCTCGTTAAGACGTTAGGCCTGGTAATGTTGACCAGACCTCTTATCATACCGTCTATATTCAAGAAG GTTGGTATTCTGGTGCTGTTCGACTGGTCCGGACATTTTGTGATGTTGGGactttatacatttctttcctcCTTCATTGACCCTTTGCTAAG GCACTTGTTGGACTCATTTCCAGTTAAGACAAAATATGAATGGAAGCAGAGGCTTGAGGCATGGAAGTATGGATCTGGTTTGGACTACAAATGGAGCGATTCTAGCGAACATGACAGACGAAGATGA
- the LOC140819454 gene encoding uncharacterized protein isoform X4 yields the protein MVYVSGSTLYVICRQISRKLEMEMNKYGISFFRHYAFAARPQLLPTKKLISLQAQASTPSRTQRIMESIPVNGEVGGAGGAYSYNALKRMDNLWSSICSASPEQMWIRREGPARLIELMRKRFTFLGGAIFEGCGVSNIFVYEDTAVLKLSDGKILTSRLIIDAMGNFSPVVKQIRNGRQPDGVCLVVGSCCRGFKENYTSDVIFSNASVNTVGQSEVHYFWEAFPAGSGPLERTTYMFTYLFPEPGCPKLEELLEDYWELMPKYQGVSLEDLEVLRVIYGIFPTYRDSPLPAAFDRVLQFGDASGVQSPVSFGGFGSLTRHLGRLTDGIYEAVSNDFLDARSLSLLNPYMPNLSSAWLFQRAMSAKKQSNVSPDFINELLFANFQSMQKLGDPVLRPFLQDVIQFGPLVKTLGLVMLTRPLIIPSIFKKVGILVLFDWSGHFVMLGLYTFLSSFIDPLLRHLLDSFPVKTKYEWKQRLEAWKYGSGLDYKWSDSSEHDRRR from the exons ATGGTTTACGTGTCTGGTTCTACACTATATGTAATTTGCAGGCAGATAAGCAGAAAACTGGAAATGGAGATGAACAAGTATGGAATCTCTTTCTTCCGACACTACGCATTTGCCGCTCGCCCACAGCTTCTACCCACAAAAAAACTTATTAGCCTACAAGCGCAAGCCTCTACTCCCTCAAGAACCCAA AGGATAATGGAAAGTATACCAGTAAATGGGGAAGTCGGTGGTGCTGGTGGTGCTTACTCGTATAATGCTTTGAAAAGAATGGACAATTTGTGGTCCAGCATTTGCTCTGCTTCACCAG AACAGATGTGGATTCGAAGGGAAGG GCCAGCCAGGCTTATAGAGCTCATGAGAAAGCGTTTCACCTTCCTTGGTGGGGCCATCTTTGAGGGTTGTGGTGTGTCAAACATATTCGTTTATGAGGATACAGCT GTATTGAAACTATCAGATGGAAAGATTTTGACATCACGCCTCATTATTGATGCTATGGGAAACTTTTCTCCAGTTGTCAAGCAA ATAAGGAATGGAAGGCAACCAGATGGTGTGTGCCTTGTTGTCGGCTCTTGTTGTCGTGGTTTTAAAGAGAATTATACAAGTGATGTGATATTTAGTAATGCTTCAGTGAATACGGTTGGCCAGTCAGAAGTACATTACTTCTGGGAG GCATTTCCAGCTGGATCGGGTCCACTTGAGCGAACAACATACATGTTCACGTACCTTTTTCCCGAACCAGGGTGCCCCAAGTTGGAAGAGTTACTTGAAGATTATTGGGAATTGATGCCCAAGTATCAG GGTGTGTCTCTCGAGGATCTGGAGGTTTTGAGAGTTATATATGGCATTTTTCCTACATACCGCGACAG TCCATTACCAGCAGCTTTTGATCGTGTTTTACAG TTTGGGGATGCTAGTGGTGTACAATCTCCTGTATCTTTTGGTGGTTTCGGGAGCTTGACCAGACATCTTGGAAGATTAACAGATG GCATATATGAAGCAGTTAGCAACGATTTTCTGGACGCCCGGAGTTTATCTCTGCTGAACCCTTACATG CCTAATTTAAGCTCAGCCTGGTTGTTTCAAAGAGCCATGTCAGCCAAAAAGCAGTCCAATGTCTCACCTGATTTCATAAACGAACTTTTATTTGCCAATTTTCAGAGCATGCAG aAACTAGGGGATCCAGTGCTTCGCCCATTTCTTCAG GATGTCATACAATTTGGTCCTCTCGTTAAGACGTTAGGCCTGGTAATGTTGACCAGACCTCTTATCATACCGTCTATATTCAAGAAG GTTGGTATTCTGGTGCTGTTCGACTGGTCCGGACATTTTGTGATGTTGGGactttatacatttctttcctcCTTCATTGACCCTTTGCTAAG GCACTTGTTGGACTCATTTCCAGTTAAGACAAAATATGAATGGAAGCAGAGGCTTGAGGCATGGAAGTATGGATCTGGTTTGGACTACAAATGGAGCGATTCTAGCGAACATGACAGACGAAGATGA